A region from the Bacteroidota bacterium genome encodes:
- a CDS encoding NADH-quinone oxidoreductase subunit N, giving the protein MSAIGPDTVALMPMILLALGGLLILLWDGLRQDSPALSWIALLVLLGAAFLEANRLQEGRTLFGGLLRVGGYAAYASGIFLLGGALTVLLSRSYLPKIGHAHGEVYALLLFALVGMMVMASANDLVLTFLGLETMSIALYVLTGLAREDAKANEAAMKYFLLGAFATGFLLYGIALLYGTTGTTRLDLIPARIPNTPLFWVGVGLLLVGLLFKIAAAPFHLWTPDAYQGAPTPISGFMAAASKAAAMSVLLLVLGHGLGVVSAQWSNLVAAVAALTLVVGNGAALVQEELKRLLAYSSIAHVGYALVGLAAANAAGYAGVLFYLLAYAGAAGGAFGVVALWERQLGRQLPLRELAGMGYRHPFLSGLLAVFLLSLVGLPPTAGFMAKYAVFAAAVQAQKTWLALVGVITSMISAYYYLRVLVLLWRPEEAQSAPGFGRLAPAALALAAALVLLLGLWPSGVLELVQGFFEDTGLVLR; this is encoded by the coding sequence ATGAGCGCCATCGGACCCGATACCGTAGCCCTCATGCCCATGATCCTGCTCGCTCTAGGGGGGCTGTTGATCCTCCTGTGGGACGGTCTGCGGCAGGATAGCCCCGCCTTGTCCTGGATCGCCCTGCTGGTGCTGCTTGGTGCCGCTTTTTTGGAGGCCAATCGGCTCCAAGAGGGGCGCACGCTTTTCGGTGGGCTTCTGCGCGTGGGGGGATATGCGGCCTACGCGAGCGGGATCTTTCTGCTAGGGGGAGCCCTGACCGTGCTGCTTTCGCGGAGCTATCTGCCCAAAATCGGGCACGCCCACGGAGAGGTCTACGCGCTATTGCTTTTCGCGCTTGTGGGGATGATGGTCATGGCCTCCGCCAATGATCTTGTGCTCACCTTCTTGGGCCTGGAGACCATGTCCATAGCCCTGTACGTGCTTACGGGCCTGGCGCGTGAGGACGCGAAAGCCAACGAGGCGGCCATGAAGTACTTTCTTCTGGGCGCCTTCGCCACAGGATTTCTGCTCTACGGCATCGCGCTCCTGTACGGCACCACGGGGACCACGCGTCTGGATCTGATACCGGCCCGCATTCCGAATACGCCGCTCTTCTGGGTTGGCGTAGGGCTCCTGCTCGTAGGGTTGCTCTTTAAGATCGCCGCCGCCCCGTTTCACCTCTGGACCCCGGACGCCTACCAGGGCGCGCCCACGCCCATATCGGGCTTTATGGCGGCGGCCTCCAAGGCGGCCGCCATGAGCGTGCTACTGCTCGTCCTGGGGCATGGGTTAGGCGTGGTCTCGGCGCAATGGTCCAATCTCGTAGCCGCCGTAGCGGCCCTCACCCTGGTCGTGGGCAATGGCGCGGCGCTCGTGCAAGAGGAGTTAAAACGCCTGCTTGCCTACTCAAGCATCGCCCACGTAGGCTATGCCTTAGTGGGCCTGGCCGCGGCCAACGCGGCCGGTTACGCCGGGGTGCTCTTTTACCTCTTGGCCTACGCGGGGGCCGCGGGGGGGGCCTTTGGGGTGGTCGCCCTATGGGAGCGCCAGCTGGGCCGACAGCTTCCGCTGCGAGAGCTTGCGGGCATGGGATATCGGCATCCTTTTCTGAGCGGGCTTTTGGCCGTGTTTCTGCTGAGCCTGGTGGGCCTTCCCCCAACGGCTGGATTTATGGCCAAGTACGCCGTTTTCGCCGCCGCCGTGCAGGCCCAAAAAACCTGGCTGGCGCTTGTGGGGGTGATCACCAGCATGATCTCGGCCTACTACTATCTTCGGGTGCTGGTGCTCTTGTGGCGCCCGGAGGAGGCACAGTCGGCCCCGGGCTTCGGGCGCCTGGCTCCAGCGGCCCTAGCCCTAGCCGCGGCCCTTGTGCTTCTGCTGGGGCTTTGGCCTTCGGGGGTGCTCGAGCTCGTGCAGGGGTTTTTCGAGGACACTGGACTAGTATTGCGCTAA